Proteins from a single region of Orcinus orca chromosome 20, mOrcOrc1.1, whole genome shotgun sequence:
- the LOC125962775 gene encoding cytochrome P450 2G1-like produces MFTVWLGPRPAVVPCSYAAQRDALVLQADAFSGRGARAAFERFTRGNGIVASNGQRWRTLRNFALGTLKEFGLGTRTIEDRVLEEAPCLLGEFQDSVGTARLRGPRVPEAPGPLQ; encoded by the exons ATGTTCACCGTGTGGCTGGGCCCACGCCCTGCAGTGGTGCCGTGCAGCTACGCAGCGCAGCGGGACGCATTAGTGCTGCAAGCGGATGCCTTCTCCGGCCGTGGGGCCAGGGCAGCCTTCGAACGCTTCACACGCGGAAACG GCATCGTGGCTTCTAACGGGCAGCGCTGGCGGACGCTGCGCAATTTTGCACTTGGAACACTTAAGGAGTTCGGCTTGGGTACGCGGACCATCGAGGACCGTGTCCTGGAAGAGGCGCCTTGTCTGCTTGGCGAATTTCAGGACAGCGTTGGTACGGCCCG GCTACGAGGACCCagagttcctgaggctcctggacCTCTTCAGTGA